Proteins found in one Candidatus Diapherotrites archaeon genomic segment:
- a CDS encoding sigma factor-like helix-turn-helix DNA-binding protein — protein MTRSSRLPSERFHRRPSTRERTRAALLARTKKGWLERLHEPPPWWEKGKLLDYRTKRWNEVEEGIRSTSPEKYAEAERQLKNHFDYQAEYAIRKYFELRPNTPYSFEEIYTRMLERHYFNFLTAAKENLSGSSYILARMSLAIGPEKRVLESFEQQNLPKASRFTSHPRFGKASSRKISLLGILPPHIPTTPSRPDIVHYLSGIPEPNRTIVMRYFGVGTAPETLASIAKDYGVTGVRIRQRIRRSLEIIRTRTRPPKSKKKIIRRRRNELIRETLEIFMKKGEGSIKMIKSRDLFSLLRLTYPAINYSTFIRLLTQLEREDRIDHIAYGVYTLRPKGRPRKDH, from the coding sequence ATGACCCGATCCTCCCGGTTGCCCAGCGAGCGATTCCATCGCCGGCCATCAACGCGAGAAAGGACACGTGCCGCTCTACTAGCACGAACGAAAAAGGGATGGCTGGAACGCCTTCACGAACCGCCCCCCTGGTGGGAGAAAGGAAAACTGTTGGATTATAGAACTAAAAGATGGAATGAGGTGGAAGAAGGCATTCGTTCTACCAGTCCCGAAAAATACGCAGAAGCCGAGCGTCAGTTAAAAAACCATTTTGATTATCAAGCTGAATACGCGATTAGAAAATATTTTGAATTGAGACCAAACACCCCCTATTCATTTGAAGAAATATATACGCGCATGCTCGAAAGACATTATTTCAACTTTTTGACAGCAGCCAAAGAAAATTTATCTGGTTCCTCTTATATTCTTGCAAGAATGAGCCTTGCCATCGGGCCGGAAAAAAGGGTTCTTGAAAGTTTTGAACAACAAAATCTACCAAAAGCAAGTCGCTTTACGAGCCACCCACGTTTTGGCAAAGCGAGTTCCAGAAAAATATCTTTACTTGGAATACTTCCCCCCCACATCCCGACAACGCCTAGCCGACCGGACATCGTGCATTACCTATCTGGGATACCTGAACCCAACCGGACCATTGTGATGCGCTATTTCGGAGTAGGGACAGCACCCGAAACACTAGCTTCCATTGCAAAAGATTATGGCGTAACTGGGGTAAGAATTCGCCAACGGATTCGACGCTCGCTCGAAATCATCCGCACCAGAACGCGGCCACCAAAATCAAAAAAAAAGATTATCCGACGGAGGCGGAATGAACTCATTCGGGAAACCCTTGAAATATTCATGAAAAAGGGGGAAGGTTCTATAAAAATGATCAAATCCAGAGACCTATTTTCCCTATTGCGATTAACATATCCGGCAATTAACTATTCCACTTTTATTCGGCTGCTAACTCAACTGGAAAGAGAGGATCGAATCGACCATATCGCTTATGGGGTATACACCCTCCGCCCGAAAGGGCGGCCGAGGAAAGACCATTAA
- a CDS encoding LuxR C-terminal-related transcriptional regulator: MPLTSTKEISTRFGISINNLKIIERLHAGRLETKRGLIEKFSRDPNKNRLLTHPKLWALHRTMELAPLLTAREIHEQLEREKKHHPHLSSLKIPSENMINLTIKNLKLRTEEQEKILLRKRYDKRRRPINELTPEQRQMLADAAKPLIERYWSKIRRNYGDELADIIRDHIQDETKYVRIPAHLSKEEMEHAWLAYLKKGQRYFFLRGVAILRSRTKGKRRIQFPEGEIPNIEIEALQPIEREMEFPPDITFPTRLSRREGQVLQLLKEGKTRKQIAVIQGVGTAAIGATVSRIRKKIKIGGGEETPRPSEKTSLPIKKAIRRPLDPPKQQKYPETHIGDPIRRAIITYLSKRAGTYYSRGRLKQRIREEFPSPHPSTFWKKRVMPQIQYLLENGWIEEEIIQGKVPWYRLKT; this comes from the coding sequence ATGCCATTAACCTCTACTAAAGAAATTTCCACGCGTTTTGGAATATCAATTAATAACCTCAAAATTATTGAGAGATTACATGCGGGAAGGTTAGAAACCAAAAGAGGATTAATCGAAAAGTTTTCAAGGGACCCCAACAAAAATCGTCTTTTAACGCACCCAAAATTATGGGCATTGCATCGAACCATGGAACTGGCACCCCTTTTAACCGCTAGGGAAATACATGAACAACTGGAAAGAGAAAAAAAACACCACCCTCACCTTTCCTCGCTAAAAATTCCGTCCGAAAATATGATAAATTTGACAATTAAAAATTTAAAACTCCGCACCGAAGAACAGGAAAAGATATTGCTTCGAAAAAGATATGATAAAAGAAGAAGGCCCATCAACGAATTGACTCCGGAGCAACGACAGATGCTAGCCGATGCCGCAAAACCCCTTATTGAAAGATATTGGAGTAAGATACGAAGAAATTATGGAGACGAATTGGCTGACATCATCCGTGACCATATTCAGGACGAAACCAAGTATGTTCGAATTCCCGCCCATTTATCAAAAGAAGAGATGGAACACGCATGGTTGGCCTACCTGAAAAAAGGACAACGCTACTTTTTTCTGCGAGGGGTAGCCATTCTCCGATCGCGCACAAAAGGAAAGCGCCGCATTCAGTTTCCCGAAGGAGAAATTCCTAATATTGAAATCGAAGCACTCCAACCGATAGAAAGAGAAATGGAATTCCCTCCCGACATAACGTTTCCTACCCGCTTAAGTCGACGAGAAGGGCAAGTATTGCAGTTATTGAAAGAAGGAAAAACGCGAAAGCAGATTGCTGTAATACAAGGGGTAGGAACCGCTGCTATCGGTGCTACTGTAAGTAGGATTCGAAAAAAAATAAAAATAGGAGGTGGCGAAGAAACACCCCGCCCATCAGAAAAAACCTCACTCCCAATAAAAAAAGCTATTCGCAGACCACTTGATCCTCCAAAACAACAAAAATATCCAGAAACACATATTGGTGACCCTATTCGACGAGCCATCATTACCTACCTTTCAAAGAGAGCAGGAACCTATTATTCACGAGGGAGATTAAAGCAAAGAATACGTGAGGAGTTTCCAAGTCCACATCCATCTACATTTTGGAAAAAACGTGTCATGCCCCAAATCCAATACTTATTAGAAAATGGCTGGATTGAGGAAGAAATCATCCAAGGGAAAGTACCTTGGTACCGGTTGAAAACCTAA
- the thrS gene encoding threonine--tRNA ligase — translation MGETVSLTLPDGKKIEMERGTTVRQAVEKIGPRLAKDALAASLNGKLVDLFSEVITEAELKVLTFSSPEGKEVYWHSTSHLMAFAIEELFPTAKIAIGPAIEEGFYYDIDFERPFTPEDLEKIEAKMRELAKADFQVKRIEMKRDDAIRFFEKRKNPYKVEILSELADEKVSLYEEGRFIDLCTGPHVPSTGTIGAVKLLRVSGAYWRGDAKNKQLQRVYGISFPTQKEMEAFLKELEEREKRDHRRIGKEMKIFAFHEDIGMGLPLWLPNGEQLFHTLQEFMREVEEEAGYQYVRTPHIIKGKMLERTGHIPYYTASMYTPIEIEGEHYYLRPMNCPHHHAIYSELVQSYKQLPLRLAEAGTIYRYELSGTMYGIIRTRGFTQNDAHLYVTPEQVEDEVINVLQMNIDIYEKMGLKNYWFQLSLPDFEGHPEKYAGDKKRWEMAAEALRRAGKRIKKNVVEVMDEAAFYGPKIDIQTKNVKGKEESIATVQVDIMVPKRLGLTYIDEQDKPQIPVVIHRAIIGSYERFIAFLLEQTMGKFPLWLAPVQVKILPLSEKFRTYGEKVFLEMKKRGIRVELDSTDETLNYRIRNAQLEKVPYMVIVGEKEEKAHAVSIRTRQGNQENGIPFDTFLARIQKENDEKE, via the coding sequence ATGGGCGAAACCGTTTCCCTGACCCTTCCTGACGGAAAAAAAATAGAGATGGAGAGAGGAACGACCGTGCGCCAAGCGGTGGAAAAAATTGGGCCGCGCCTGGCGAAAGACGCGCTCGCCGCATCCCTGAATGGGAAGCTCGTGGACCTATTCAGCGAAGTCATTACGGAGGCCGAATTAAAGGTACTCACGTTCTCTTCGCCGGAAGGGAAAGAGGTGTATTGGCATTCCACCTCTCACCTCATGGCGTTCGCCATCGAGGAATTATTTCCAACCGCCAAAATTGCCATCGGCCCCGCCATCGAAGAAGGATTCTATTACGACATCGATTTTGAACGGCCATTTACCCCCGAGGATTTGGAAAAAATAGAAGCCAAAATGCGCGAATTGGCCAAGGCGGATTTTCAAGTAAAACGCATCGAGATGAAACGGGATGACGCCATCCGCTTCTTCGAGAAGAGGAAGAACCCCTACAAGGTGGAGATCCTCTCGGAATTGGCTGATGAAAAGGTTTCCTTGTACGAGGAAGGGCGATTCATCGACCTCTGCACCGGTCCCCATGTCCCCTCCACGGGAACGATTGGGGCGGTGAAATTGTTGCGCGTCTCTGGGGCCTATTGGCGAGGGGATGCCAAAAACAAACAATTGCAGCGCGTCTATGGAATAAGCTTTCCGACGCAAAAAGAAATGGAAGCCTTTTTGAAGGAACTGGAAGAAAGAGAAAAACGCGACCACCGGCGAATAGGAAAAGAGATGAAGATCTTTGCCTTCCATGAAGACATTGGGATGGGATTGCCATTATGGCTGCCAAATGGGGAGCAGTTGTTTCATACCCTCCAAGAATTTATGCGGGAAGTGGAGGAAGAAGCGGGATACCAATATGTGCGCACTCCCCATATCATCAAGGGAAAAATGCTCGAACGCACCGGACACATCCCGTATTACACCGCCTCCATGTACACCCCCATTGAGATTGAGGGGGAACACTATTACCTCAGACCCATGAACTGCCCCCACCACCACGCCATCTATTCGGAACTGGTGCAGAGCTACAAACAGCTCCCTCTTCGTTTAGCCGAAGCAGGAACGATATACCGGTATGAATTGAGCGGAACCATGTATGGAATTATCCGCACGCGGGGATTTACCCAGAACGATGCCCACCTCTACGTGACACCGGAACAGGTGGAAGATGAAGTGATAAACGTACTGCAAATGAATATAGACATTTATGAAAAAATGGGATTGAAAAACTATTGGTTCCAATTGTCCCTGCCGGATTTCGAAGGACATCCTGAAAAATATGCGGGTGACAAAAAAAGGTGGGAAATGGCCGCGGAGGCCCTGCGCCGGGCCGGTAAACGGATCAAAAAGAATGTAGTGGAAGTGATGGATGAAGCCGCGTTCTATGGTCCCAAAATAGATATACAGACCAAAAATGTTAAAGGGAAGGAAGAGTCCATCGCCACCGTACAAGTAGACATCATGGTCCCCAAAAGACTTGGGTTAACCTACATCGACGAGCAGGATAAACCTCAAATACCCGTTGTCATCCACCGGGCCATCATCGGCAGCTATGAGCGATTCATCGCGTTCCTATTGGAACAGACGATGGGAAAATTTCCCCTATGGCTGGCACCAGTGCAGGTAAAAATTCTCCCCCTGAGCGAAAAGTTCCGCACCTACGGAGAAAAAGTCTTTTTGGAAATGAAAAAGCGGGGAATTAGGGTAGAACTGGATTCCACGGACGAGACACTCAACTATCGCATCCGGAATGCGCAACTGGAAAAAGTTCCCTACATGGTGATTGTCGGGGAAAAAGAAGAGAAGGCCCATGCCGTGAGCATCCGAACACGCCAAGGAAACCAGGAGAATGGGATTCCTTTCGACACTTTTTTGGCCCGCATCCAAAAAGAAAATGACGAAAAGGAATAA
- a CDS encoding lipopolysaccharide core heptose(II) kinase RfaY, producing MQGKSFARARRPHSSIRAIIYRENRPELRDPSKWRIVKKALGKEFPYEYPMQVETPSGMKLVIKNAEALKRWRNSYMLDRELKGERGALVSAVMAIGRRVRVESPLASYVDAKKRRFHVFRFVKGTSGQEAFNNQKMSADQKREIGLKIAETIGKMHRVGIWHGHPHMGNFIIDGSRVTVLDTKQMLTKEEVEKRKSKKLFVPAYQEGYEKAKLSEFYHFLHEAWHVIGNYYLFRTPEDFELALNAYFKGLGKRDDYFYQHIRGMAKGLLAGQRLNIEMRRHYDED from the coding sequence ATGCAAGGAAAATCTTTTGCCCGTGCGCGCAGACCGCATTCCTCGATTCGCGCCATCATTTATCGTGAAAATAGACCTGAGTTGCGCGACCCGTCAAAATGGAGAATAGTGAAAAAAGCATTAGGAAAAGAATTCCCGTATGAATATCCCATGCAAGTGGAAACTCCCAGCGGCATGAAATTAGTGATAAAAAATGCAGAAGCGTTAAAGAGGTGGAGAAACTCCTACATGCTTGATCGGGAACTCAAAGGTGAGCGAGGCGCTCTTGTATCTGCTGTTATGGCAATAGGCCGAAGAGTACGCGTGGAATCCCCTTTGGCATCATATGTTGACGCTAAAAAGAGACGTTTTCACGTATTCCGTTTTGTGAAGGGAACAAGCGGACAGGAAGCGTTCAACAACCAAAAAATGTCGGCTGACCAAAAAAGAGAAATCGGATTAAAAATTGCTGAAACCATCGGAAAGATGCACCGTGTCGGGATATGGCATGGACATCCACATATGGGCAACTTTATCATTGATGGGTCACGAGTCACCGTCCTCGACACCAAACAGATGTTAACTAAAGAGGAGGTAGAAAAAAGAAAAAGCAAGAAACTATTTGTTCCCGCTTACCAAGAGGGGTACGAAAAAGCAAAACTATCTGAATTCTATCACTTTTTGCATGAGGCATGGCACGTCATTGGTAATTACTATCTCTTCAGGACGCCAGAAGACTTTGAACTGGCATTAAATGCGTATTTCAAAGGATTAGGAAAGAGAGACGATTATTTTTATCAACATATCCGCGGGATGGCAAAAGGCCTATTGGCTGGACAAAGGC
- a CDS encoding Nre family DNA repair protein: MQPLKPSPETCVKCRGRLWCGPICWVLEKHEGQQRTISRMKGKVFSGSSPPSLFVSHHGYPKVKIAPMAPTFSLDADAADLLDNPERWFGRPLDELVGFRSQLIRSNLPMSIHAARNPSNELQKIQEIAMASQKVEVEVELTKSPMSKLEFSHDTPPMGPQAPMKHFSLQENPHIPDKVEYLVSDHQVKAATAMQELYEKDIPVHHLYKLLSAGTLGVMANRKLTPTRWSITVSDDTIGKYLIDQIKDFSQIDEFRLFESHFLDNHFYVLLLPREWGFDIMEAYRPGSFWAQEMTNVHMSCDHEFFDGRKNYAENVAGGYYATRLAVLEWMKENRRQAAAIIFREIGPGYQQPMGVWQCRQNVRNAMEQSSYLFDSLEPALQALGSKLTIPLKEWKKNSKLLDRIMHQRRLLDFF; this comes from the coding sequence ATGCAGCCCCTCAAGCCCTCCCCCGAAACGTGTGTCAAGTGCCGTGGGCGCTTGTGGTGTGGGCCCATATGCTGGGTTTTGGAGAAGCATGAGGGGCAACAGCGCACCATTTCGCGGATGAAAGGAAAGGTATTTTCAGGGAGTTCCCCTCCCTCGTTATTCGTCTCCCATCATGGTTATCCCAAGGTTAAAATTGCCCCCATGGCCCCCACGTTCTCCTTGGATGCGGACGCCGCGGACCTGTTGGACAACCCGGAGCGCTGGTTCGGGAGGCCATTGGATGAACTGGTGGGATTCCGCTCCCAATTAATTCGGTCCAACCTTCCTATGTCGATTCATGCCGCGCGCAATCCTTCCAATGAGTTGCAGAAGATCCAGGAGATTGCCATGGCTTCCCAAAAGGTGGAGGTGGAAGTGGAATTGACAAAAAGCCCGATGTCCAAACTGGAATTCTCCCATGACACACCCCCCATGGGTCCACAGGCGCCCATGAAACATTTTTCGTTGCAGGAAAACCCCCACATTCCCGATAAGGTGGAGTATTTGGTCAGTGATCACCAGGTCAAGGCCGCCACCGCGATGCAGGAATTATACGAGAAAGATATTCCTGTGCATCATTTGTACAAACTGTTGAGCGCGGGTACGTTGGGGGTGATGGCGAACCGAAAATTGACTCCCACGCGCTGGAGCATCACCGTATCCGACGACACCATCGGCAAATATCTCATCGACCAAATCAAGGATTTTTCTCAGATTGATGAGTTCCGTCTTTTTGAATCCCATTTTTTGGATAATCATTTCTATGTTCTCCTCCTTCCTCGGGAATGGGGATTCGACATCATGGAAGCATATCGCCCGGGTTCCTTTTGGGCGCAGGAGATGACGAATGTGCACATGAGTTGCGATCATGAATTCTTTGATGGGCGGAAAAATTATGCCGAGAATGTGGCAGGAGGATATTATGCTACGCGCCTCGCGGTGCTTGAGTGGATGAAAGAGAACCGCCGGCAAGCCGCGGCCATAATCTTCCGGGAGATTGGGCCCGGGTATCAACAACCTATGGGTGTTTGGCAGTGTCGCCAGAATGTGCGAAACGCCATGGAACAGTCTTCATATTTATTCGATTCGTTGGAACCGGCGTTACAGGCACTCGGATCAAAATTGACCATTCCTTTGAAGGAATGGAAGAAAAATTCAAAATTGCTGGATCGGATTATGCATCAGCGTCGTTTGCTTGATTTTTTTTAG